The Arachis ipaensis cultivar K30076 chromosome B07, Araip1.1, whole genome shotgun sequence genome includes a window with the following:
- the LOC107609208 gene encoding leucine-rich repeat protein 1, protein MELQSLFFSFLFCFSLTLTAVHLAAANSEGDALYTLKRSLSDPDNVLQSWDPTLVSPCTWFHVTCNQNNRVTRVDLGNSNLSGHLVPELGKLEHLQYLELYKNNIQGTIPPELGNLKSLVSLDLYNNNISGTIPPSLGKLKNLVFLRLNDNRLTGPIPKELVGISSLKVVDVSNNNLCGTIPTSGPFEHIPLNNFENNPRLEGPELLGLVSYDTNCS, encoded by the exons ATGGAACTACAATCCCTATTCTTCTCGTTCCTCTTCTGCTTTTCGCTAACCCTAACTGCCGTTCACCTCGCCGCCGCCAATTCCGAAGGTGACGCACTTTACACTCTCAAACGGAGTCTCTCCGACCCCGATAACGTTCTCCAGAGCTGGGATCCAACACTTGTTAGCCCCTGCACTTGGTTCCACGTCACCTGCAACCAGAACAACCGCGTTACTCGAGT GGATCTCGGTAACTCTAACCTATCTGGACATTTGGTACCTGAACTTGGGAAGCTTGAGCATTTACAATATCT TGAGCTGTACAAAAACAACATTCAAGGAACTATTCCTCCGGAGCTTGGAAACCTCAAGAGTCTTGTTAGCTTGGACTTGTATAACAACAACATATCTGGCACCATCCCTCCTTCACTTGGGAAATTGAAGAATCTTGTTTTTCT TCGACTTAATGACAATCGATTAACTGGCCCGATCCCCAAGGAACTTGTTGGTATATCAAGCCTTAAAGTAGT GGATGTCTCTAACAATAACTTGTGTGGAACAATTCCTACCTCTGGGCCATTTGAGCATATTCCATTGAATAA CTTTGAGAATAACCCTCGGTTGGAAGGCCCAGAGTTGTTGGGACTGGTGAGCTATGACACAAACTGCTCATGA
- the LOC107609914 gene encoding L-ascorbate oxidase, producing MRLKGAIRSIRVCWSIWLGYVIVLLSILMGLIGGSSSVRVREYKFEVGYMKKKPDCIENSYVMGINGHFPGPTIRAHVGDTLHISLFNNISTNEPTSIHWHGISQHGTPWADGTASISQCAINPGETFHYRFTVDKAGTYFYHGHYGLQRSAGLYGSLIVDLALGQKEPFHYHSEFNLLLSDWWHNTSLHQELSLSSKPFQWIGEPQSLLINGRGQYNCSMAANIVNNNATLPQCKFRTSDEECAPQILHVHPNKTYRIRIASTTSLSSLNFAISNHKMVVVEADGNYVDPFEVDDIDIYSGESYSILITTNQNPNNNYWISIGVRGRKPNTPQALTILNYKNASISSSNIIIPNSPPPITPQWNDFNRSKTFTNKIHALMGSPKPPTHYDHRLLLLNTQNLIDGYTKWAINNISLVLPQTPYLGSIKFKINAAFDRRHPSEKFSNGYDIFSPPINPNANFGNRVYMFNMNQVVDVILQNANVLSGKNSDIHPWHLHGHDFWVLGYGDGKFKQGYDEKKFNLKNPPLKNTAAVFPYGWTALRFRANNPGVWFFHCHIEAHLHMGMGVIFAEGVQLVKGIPKQALACGLTKKIMSFNTTNN from the exons ATGAGGTTGAAAGGTGCAATAAGAAGTATTAGGGTTTGTTGGTCCATATGGTTAGGTTATGTGATAGTGTTATTATCAATATTAATGGGATTAATAGGAGGAAGTAGTAGTGTTAGAGTTAGAGAGTATAAGTTTGAAGTGGGATACATGAAGAAGAAGCCAGATTGCATTGAGAATAGTTATGTTATGGGAATCAATGGCCATTTTCCAGGTCCAACCATTAGAGCTCATGTTGGAGACACTCTTCATATTTCACTCTTTAATAATATTTCCACCAATGAACCCACTTCTATTCATTGGCATGGAATTTCACAG CATGGAACACCTTGGGCAGATGGAACTGCTTCAATTTCACAATGTGCAATAAACCCAGGAGAAACTTTCCATTATAGATTCACTGTTGATAAG GCTGGTACATACTTCTACCATGGACACTATGGATTGCAAAGATCAGCAGGGTTATATGGTTCTCTAATTGTGGATTTGGCATTGGGACAAAAAGAACCATTTCATTATCATTCTGAATTCAACCTTTTGCTTAGTGATTGGTGGCACAATACTTctcttcatcaagaactttcCCTCTCTTCCAAACCATTCCAATGGATTGGAGAACCCcag TCTTTGTTGATTAATGGAAGAGGACAATATAACTGTTCCATGGCAGCTAATATTGTGAATAATAATGCGACGTTACCCCAATGCAAATTTAGAACAAGTGATGAAGAGTGTGCACCACAGATTCTCCATGTTCATCCAAACAAGACCTACAGAATCAGAATTGCTAGCACCacttccttatcttctcttaattTCGCCATTTCA AATCACAAAATGGTGGTGGTGGAAGCTGATGGGAACTATGTTGATCCCTTTGAAGTTGATGACATAGACATATACTCAGGAGAGAGCTATTCAATCCTCATAACCACAAATCAAAACCCTAACAACAATTATTGGATCTCAATTGGTGTTAGAGGAAGAAAACCTAACACCCCACAAGCCCTAACAATCCTAAACTACAAAAATGCATCTATTTCTTCCTCTAATATTATTATCCCTAATTCTCCACCACCAATCACACCCCAATGGAATGATTTTAACCGTAGCAAGACCTTCACTAACAAAATCCATGCCCTAATGGGTTCCCCTAAGCCTCCAACTCACTATGATCATAGGCTTCTACTTCTCAACACACAAAACCTAATTGATGGCTACACTAAATGGGCAATTAACAACATTTCCCTAGTGTTGCCACAAACTCCTTACTTGGGTTCCATTAAATTCAAGATAAATGCTGCGTTCGATCGTAGACACCCGTCTGAGAAATTTTCTAACGGTTATGATATTTTTAGCCCGCCGATAAACCCTAATGCGAATTTTGGAAATAGGGTTTATATGTTTAATATGAACCAAGTTGTTGATGTGATACTTCAAAATGCAAATGTATTATCCGGAAAGAACAGTGATATTCACCCTTGGCACTTGCATGGACATGATTTTTGGGTATTAGGGTATGGAGATGGAAAATTCAAACAAGGTTATGATGAGAAAAAGTTTAACCTAAAAAATCCGCCGCTAAAAAACACGGCGGCCGTCTTCCCTTATGGGTGGACTGCTTTGAGGTTTAGGGCAAATAACCCCGGAGTTTGGTTCTTCCATTGCCACATTGAAGCTCATTTGCATATGGGAATGGGTGTGATCTTTGCTGAGGGCGTTCAACTTGTGAAGGGCATACCTAAGCAAGCTCTAGCATGTGGCCTTACTAAGAAGATAATGTCCTTCAACACAACTAATAATTAG